The following is a genomic window from Homalodisca vitripennis isolate AUS2020 chromosome 5, UT_GWSS_2.1, whole genome shotgun sequence.
TAATTTTGCCTTTTCTACTAATACAGTGAAAGCTAAAATTTCTATGGTTTGGACTCTACATCTGAAAGATTTTAGCCAATTTGTGTGCATAAGAGGTGGCATAAAAGCACTTtcacatttacttttttattatatatgattttgAAAGATCCTGAGATCAGTTTACATAACTGTCCCTTAgagtatagtaattttaataatctgcGTATAAAACTTGTCTATGAAAAATATGCTACAAGTACACAGGAGCAAATTGTACTttttaagcatataaataaagagttagtttatatttaaaactaaaatgtgtctAATGATAGAACAGCATATATTGATTgtactacaaattttaaaatttggtctcAGGATATATTCccaaagatattttatatatatatatatattttttttggatGCAGAGGTGtatgtatttgaattatataaaaaaaaaatagaataaaagacTAACAGATCTTAAGGTCATGTTGAGAAATATAATAGAAGAATATAAGATGAGCTGCCAAGCTGTTAATACtgttagttacaaaaatattacaaaattatgcaAAAAGAAGAGAATAGAGTCAATGGGTAGGCAAGCTTAGATTTTAGACAACAGGATTTTAGGAGCTTAGATGACACCTCATCTATTCCAGCtgacattttgtttttgagaGACGTGACAactctttttatttcaattactgtagcagGATACGAAAACAAGTTTGGAATCCCATAATATGATGTTTGTATAATTCTGTTCAATTTTGGATTGGATGCGAGGGCATTGTCGGCTAATTTTGTAAAAGTGGCAGACCATCGAGGGTTCAACTTATTGCatgtaaaaatgttggtattCACTTGGTTGTTGGTCCTTCTTGGCCTGAACCTCAACTTTATATAATTGGATCATAGATTAATGACATACTCGATAATAGTTCTTAGTTAATCTTATTTATAGAACAAGAACACCTCTACAAACTAGAGCTGCTACAATTAAAAGGTTACATATCATATGTATTTCATAATTCATCCTTCAGCTAAATTAATTTAGATAACGTAAAACtctgtgtaattatttttttattaatccagaCTTAACTTCTGTATTAATGAGTATTGCTTTCCTGtgacaaaaaatcaatttttccaGAGTGAGTTTGTCAGTTTACCTGACCGGAGGAGGGAGTACATGACAGGGTTCAGCGGCAGTAACGGGGATGCAGTGGTGACTCTGAATTCGGCTGCACTGTGGACTGATAGCCGATACTACCTCCAGGCCGACGAGCAGATGGACTGTAACTGGCTCCTGATGAAGAGTGGGGACAGAGCTGTGAGTTCtcctaatacattttttcattcttaaaaaacaaaaatccatcAAGTGTTTTtgcaatttacaaaaacattaattttgaaattttttttgaagtCCATTTATAATGCTCGAAATAGGACCTTTTTAGGGTTGAGAAAATTATTGGCTAATTAGGTGAACGTATAAAAAGcatgtataatttattgaagaGAATAAAGATCACTGGCCTCAAAACATATCCTTGTGGAACACCTTGACAAAAAAGTTGAGAACTGGATCTTGCAAGTTTATATATTCCATTTTCTGTGTGTTGTAGCTTAACTAACTGTCTCTGTCCTTCAAGATTAGTCATTAGTCATTCTTTATTTGCACATCACATATTATATGGAGTACAAGGTACACAATACAGGTGCATCGTcaaagacataaaatataaactatactaACTAAAGCTAAAATACATGTAGTATATCAATCTGCACTTACAACAGCCTATAATATAATATGCTAAcagataatataatacaaatgaataaaaaatatgagttaaaatattaaaacctatcaAAAACAGGAGTGTGCAGCGAATTAGTTCCAGCTATCAATTATTTCCAGGTACTCATCCAAGGAGTAATATGCCTCCTTCACCAACTTATCATTTACATCCTTTAACATTTGTTTCTCATTTAGGCAAGCGATATCTTTGCAGTTCCTGTTACTCCCAGATTTTccaatttttgaataatatgaTCATGGCTGAGGTATTCAAATGCCTCACTAAAGTCAAGAAATATTTTGGCGtcaatttttctcttttaagctGTCTATAAGAGTTTCAACCATTTTGATGATTGCATAGGTAGATCTTCCTATACTTGGTGCTGAAATTTAGATCTGGTGTGGAACCTGATATTTAAACACTGTGATGTTCGATAGttgcagttttaaattttagttctatTAATATAATGTGTTTGGTACCTATGGTTACAATAGCAATCATTTATGCAATGTGTTACTAATACCAGACACTGTCACTCTTTAACCAAAGAATTTTGCTAGCAGATGTTAACGTAACGTCTAAGGGTAAATTTAGtgttagtttataaaagaaagatTGTGGAAAAAAGAAAGCAATGCATGAAATGGTTATCATCAAATGCTTTGTTGATTCCTTACAATGTGTGATTACTTGAAAAGTTTCTCTGTTTTCTCTCtcttaatttttgtgtttataacttTGCTGTCAGATTGTGAGAGGCAGTTGTAGgttgattgaaaattaaatgttgagtATTAAATACATTCTTGTTTATGATTTGACGGATTTCTTTGATAAAGGTACTGTTAGAATGGGTATAAAAATGGCTAAATAGATGGTATCCTATGCATTTTTACGGCTATACCGGTTTTTTGttgtttgactttaaaaatttgtaacagacgccattttgaaacgagttaaagaattttgttaatatttaattttcagaaaggTTTATGAAAGCTTAATACAATTCTCTAGTTatataactttatcttaactggttcaaaagatacaattttttaaataaaaaaaacacatacagacaggtTTTAGTACATACCTTCAGTTGAActttttttgctcatttttatgtgtagaacaaaattccaaagtattagaacagttttactgaacaccctgtatacaacaCTTTGTAAGTACTATATTTAATATCCAATTAAAAACGTTTACCTATTTCTTTAATGACCATACACAgtgatatttttaagatttttatttaatgacaGACTCTTGATAGTGATAGTGATGTATATTGAACATCCATTGTTTTGGATTGaacttatttaattgttttcGTTTAAGGTCCCATCTATTCCAGAATGGCTCTCTACTGAATTGAAACCTGGCACAACGTGTCTGTGGATAGCAAAAAAGTGACTTTCAGTGAGTGGAAAATGTATCAAGACTACCTTGGTAAGTTCCTTCCTTTTGATCAGAAAATATTGGTTTGATTCTTTCACACTGTCATTGAAAATCATACTACagtatattcaattttttacagCCAAATTCCAGATATATGTACTACCATCAGTTGAAAATCTGGTTGATAATATCTGGGAAAACCGACCATCCTACCCTCCTGAGCCACTGAGAGTACACGAAGAAAGATTTACAGGTAACTCTCCAACAATAATTCTGTAACGGATTTgagttaataataaatcattatgtGAGAACAATATTACTACCTCTGATAAAGCCCTAATGTGATGATGAAAAATACTCACATCCGTCTAAAACTAGCTCTTGATGTCAATTTTAAagacaaaagttatttttaactagaacactttttatattatttttattagagaaaacacttaatgtataaaaaagatAACATAGCGTAAAGGTTAAGGTAAGTAAAGTTAGCACGATGGTACTCTGCCAGTGGTTTGACTAGGACTGTTTTTTGAGGTGGGATGAAACTGAATTAAGTACATACCACACCAGGGGGTGGGATTAGTATAGGATAAATCTCAGTAAATCcaaatatgaataaatgtaataagcctaattgaaaataaaatatttaactgttatatttcaaacaagttggatcaccgctatataaatatttagagttTGTTTTAAGGATTATTGAAGAGGATTCTAGCCCTCTCATCCCCACCGTAGTTACGCCACtgttgtaaactttaaaaagatttttaactaCTGGTAACTAAAGAGTTTTAGTAATTTCGATAAGGGCTAAACTATAGGGCTAAAAGTATATGTATAGgagaaaataaagaaatcatgAAAATAGTATTTGGTTCATAAACATTAAAGGCAAAGGATATATGTGTTGTctgaaaaataacttataaaaactatgtaaacatTTCAGGCGTAGTTCTGGCTGAAATGTCATATCCTAAAATTGTAAGTTAAATCATTATAAATAGTTGTATTCTTTTGCAAATAATTTCATCTCTATTAAACACTGAATGCAGGCGAGAGTTGGCAAAGCAAGTTGGCAAGACTACGACAGAAGATGAGCTACGTGGGTGCAGACATGATCGTGTTGTCAGCCCTGGATGAGATTGCTTGGTTGCTCAACCTGCGTGGTGGGGACATTCCTTACACACCAGTGTTCCGCTCTTACTTCATTGCTGGACCCAACTGGGCCACTCTCTACTTACCTCCGGAGAAGGTCACACCTGCCATCAGGAGTCACCTGTACTCGCCTACTGATGCTGTTACGTAAGAAAACGTTTTATATCAGTCAGAAATACGTACTATCTTCCATTTTATAACCCCTTTAGGATGAACAGACATTTTATAGTCACAAAGTTTGAAATCCAAGAAGATGATGTAAGCTATATAAGTAGCCTGCACAAGTCTTGCAAAAAAAAGTGTGATATCGTAGCCCAGttctttgttttaatgtttatgaatCACTATACACCGAGAAATCATGATTTTCTatgctacgtttcgagatctccaatctgGTCTCTTCATCATGAGAATGACTAACCTAGTACATAGCTACAATCTAAGttacagtaaacaaaatatatcagaACGTTGTGACACACGAGTCAGAAATTACAACGACTATGCTGTCTGTCAActttattaattctaaaacatgcacttattaaaacaaacacaaaactatttattaaaactaaactacagaaatacaggtcacaataggtctgcaatCACCGACCAACCACCTAAGACTtagtctcgaaacgtagtgttactgattttttgtatcactgaacaatggtaaatatctggaaaaatcctgtttcctccacaatccttccattgttaaaaacaaacttcaaacaaagaattaactTATATCTTATGAGTTTTCTAAGAATATTATTGCAGTCACGTTGTAATATAGGTCATCTATATCTTTTTCACATCATGTAACATCAAGTCACTCCAGCTGTGTTGTCATAAAGGCGATTGTGTTGAGTATTTTtgtgtaattgtgtttttatctttattttccaACTAATCAACATCAAACTTTGTGTActtttgtagaaaataaagtaagaaactGAACAATTTTGTTTCCGAGAGATGTTTTGTTCTTATAGTAacctaaaaataatgaaaacatttttaaaagtacagtaaaatgtttttttttttttaacccaatcattattattaaataatgttatattgtagacaatttattatgaataataggaaacaaaatatatgtatgtcttttttaatactatagttataatatatttataaaacgttttcatTTTCTCTATTTTCACCTTCGTCTTTTTCAAGACATCCTTCAGAAAAAAGTAGTTACATGAAAAGTATGTACcagaaacaataacaaaaaattttcacCATCCTAAATGGGTTAAATTAACTTGTCTTTTCTCAGACCTTACAAATGTTAACTAAATATTTGTCacttttttgaaacaataaattataatattattaattagcaTTGACTAACGTCTGTATGTCTTCAGTATAATGTACTATGACTGGATCTGGTATGAATTGGCAGAGAAATCCAAGAAAGCCACGAGGGTGTTGGTGCCGAGTAGTATCAGCTACTCTAAAGGTGCGAGCTTTCTAGTTCAGCAGCTGGTAAGtgattacatataatttattatcattaatttatagTAGTGCAGTCCCTGTTTTTGGCAtacttaacacgttcacgacgtcAGTGTTTTTCTGGACTTTTTTATTTGTCatagaatttttcaataataatggtaaaaaaccgtaaatggtttttttacgtaaaatgtCTAAGAATAACGAGAAAAGTAAgtaggcttcgcaattttgcacaaaaacaatgatttcattatgttttttttttcaatttttcaccGTGTACCACAAGGGgtgcataaaaaactaattaactttataaattaagCAATCGTGTGTCTGATGGTTGGTACATGATAGtcaggtatttatttaagtgcgggatcaaatttagaaaaaaaccaccaagacaggcaaacaataaaaacatagtaaCGAAATACGTAGCAATATGTACCCCATTGAGCGCATGACGCTCTTTACAAAAATCCGGTGTGTACCCGTTAGGGTAAATgacagcagttgtgaaagattGTGTGTACCCGATGGGGTACAGGTCATCGTGAACATGTTAATTAGACCCACTTACAGATTTAACCATGGCTTTTGACGTATCTATTTCATAAAAAGAATACATCTACacaatttgtttgtgtatacacCCAATTACTTCAAagcatatttaataacaaatataaaaaactcatattagttcttcaattcatattaacaccttcactgcgagaCAAGTAATGTACCAACTTTAGGAGAAGTTCAAAAGATCCATAGGAAACCAAAGATAATCGAGACCAATAGAAATGGATACAAAGACTGAAGAACATTTTGGGTTATTTTTGTGAACATCTACTCTATTAATAGAAATAATGCATGTACAAAACCAAAAAGGAAACCAATATGGCAGTCTATGGAattaagaatgtttatttttttccattgtCTTGAAATGTCATAGTTAAACCACTGTGTTCCATTATATGTACAAGGACAAAAAATAGTGTCACTTTAGTAAAACTCAAtactgatattaatttaaatatataatttgttttaatggtaacatgagtttatttaataatattataatatcttaCATCTTTACAATTTCTCATCTAttcttcttaaaattaattaatacatttttatactaaaagttCCTCAAAAGAATACAAagataatttagttaaataatcctgtacttctttttaaaatcttatcagacctgtttcaattataaattttgttggtaaattatataaatatctcaCACTTCTGTAATATGTTTCCTTTTTATACAATTCAAGATTGTGTTGACTGATACAGTATGTAGGTTAAAActagtattatatgtatatgtattactttttagTATAGGATCAAAAAAatggttttacataaattattgaatcAAATATGTGTAATCAATATACTGTAAAAAGGCCAAgttcagaaaaaaatatgtttaacagaatctgtatatcttaaatatttcataactctcaaagaatattttttaggACCAATAACCTATCTAAATTGCTTATCATTGTTGCTGCATAAATGCTTATTCCTTAAACTAAATGTGAGTGgattaatgagaaatatattaatttgaatgtATTTGCCACTTTGTTGCAGTGCATATATaccagtaaaaattgtattagtaatAAGATCTACATGTTTATCCTAATCTAAATTCTTATCtattataagttttagaaaatttgtgTAGTCTACTTGTTTAAGTCTATCATTGTCTAGAAAACTGTCAGGGTTGAAATTTGTTCTGGATTGTTTCATAGAAAAATAGATATAATTGGATTTGcctgaatttaataaaagatttcttgtaaaaaaaatcCTACCCCACCaatatatgatgaaatttcaatattttcatgtctattttcaatgtgttttagaaatgtttaatgcTAAAAACATTACCATTGGTGACAAGTTTATGTACGCTTCTACAAATTTATTGCCTTTTCAGGTGCCTCCTGAAAAACTGGTATCAGTGCCTTCCCCAGTGATAAATATGAAAGCATACAAGAACAGTGTGGAAGCTGAAGGCATGAGGAATGCTCACATCCGAGACGCTGTGGCTTTGTGTCAACTCTGGAGTGATCTGGAGGAGGGGGTGAGTCAGATTATTGATAGTAGACTGTAAAAAATATGCAACATACAGTACATGTATAAATAGAAAGATGAATAGATAAGCTATATATGCTTCAGGAAGCTGTTggtaattgaattgaatatttatttctaagaaaatCATGTTTTAAACGGCTGAAATGCAATCATGGAAATTTACCTACACTGATTTATTGTTTAACACAATACAAAGGTCTGTGTGACAGAAGGCTAACTATAAATTTGACATGTAATTAGAAGGTATTTGCTTCAAGCAAAGTTAGTCTCCATAGCTCTATGGATCATCCCACACTAAGAAGGCATTTGCTTCAAACAAAGTTATTatctactagctgtttcccgcggcttcgcacgcgtctcttaagctttgctcgtatatttctttgccttcaaatagtgtttggctatttaatatacgtaactgtgtggtaattgcagtttataatctgcaggcgctttgataacttttatatcttgcagtacagcctggtggtgagttacatcaatgggcattgcatataaaacttctacatagaaaaaatacaaataaatacaaattttcatagtgatcggtccaatagtttctgagtctataaaggacaaacaaacaaacattcatttttatatattactagcgggcccggcgcgcttttgctgcgcatttcaataattttttgcaaaagttgcccgcggcttcgcacgcaatttcccgttgaaaacagtacactatattcacttattctttttctatcacattctaaacattgctgagataattgatagtcgttccatcgtgagcctcttgggcgtattatgaaggtatgtaccatattcctgcctctatctagctgttacccacggcttcgcacgcaaatcttaagaaccgaagtccttatattacttagtaaatttttttttttactaataataaattttagattaaattagtttatatctccgatgccacgattgagcttgctttgttgtctcgatcgagagaatatgtacacacggagttttgagaaccatacttctgtcaaaaaaaaaacaactaaggttgatttttataacattctttatatttgtagccaacgtaagatagtaattatgatatctgcattactcttctgatcaagcatgagcatggttttatattaaataaatattgcagttaaaggtgaatttttacgtcaaatttgaattgtaattatctggatagtaaaagtctatgtttaacagtgattgcaaaaacagtttaaacaaaatttgtcgtttctcttaagctttactctatgctttaaaactataagtgtaatatatgtttacaaagaacagctgattaaaaatttgaaaagacgttaacatatgtttgctgcaatgcatttcttatggggtatttctgtaaccagtggggcggaatcctgaatcgggaaagggatgggcatagcttataaaccttctccgtggaaaaaatacatatacgtacaaattttcatcatgatcggtccaatagttcacgattccataaaggacaaacatacaaacattcatttttatatatatagattattgatcatcggtgcaatctgaatttaaaaattaggcaatgacgtcttctatgcaacctgcattacactactgatcaagcacaaatgtaaacaaatgtttctgcctctttgatga
Proteins encoded in this region:
- the LOC124363710 gene encoding LOW QUALITY PROTEIN: probable Xaa-Pro aminopeptidase P (The sequence of the model RefSeq protein was modified relative to this genomic sequence to represent the inferred CDS: inserted 1 base in 1 codon), which translates into the protein MDWLLHLLLVVFLAQRALTMTAPQPPHPQLRVFLTDGKFVGVTLSERTGCVGDLQIKPPSRVSSTAKLTKLREMMVSKNISAYIIPNSDDHQSEFVSLPDRRREYMTGFSGSNGDAVVTLNSAALWTDSRYYLQADEQMDCNWLLMKSGDRAVPSIPEWLSTELKPGTXVSVDSKKVTFSEWKMYQDYLAKFQIYVLPSVENLVDNIWENRPSYPPEPLRVHEERFTGESWQSKLARLRQKMSYVGADMIVLSALDEIAWLLNLRGGDIPYTPVFRSYFIAGPNWATLYLPPEKVTPAIRSHLYSPTDAVTIMYYDWIWYELAEKSKKATRVLVPSSISYSKGASFLVQQLVPPEKLVSVPSPVINMKAYKNSVEAEGMRNAHIRDAVALCQLWSDLEEGVSQIIDSRL